The Podarcis muralis chromosome 10, rPodMur119.hap1.1, whole genome shotgun sequence genome includes a region encoding these proteins:
- the TOB2 gene encoding protein Tob2, with protein MHLEIKVALNFIISYLYNKLPRRRADLFGEELERLLKKKYEGHWYPEKPLKGSGYRCVHIGETVDPVVEMAAKRSGLAVEDVRANVPEELSVWIDPFEVSYQIGEKGSVKVLYLDDSEGCSAAELDKEIKSSFNPDAQVFVPIGSQDNSLSNSPSPSFGQSPSPTFIPRSAQPITFTTATFAATKFGSTKMKKGGGAGAATSGTGVPPQQQQRLARSPTNGLLKHKGLSLSMHSLNFIGGSSAPQSQLSPNAKEFVYNGGSPGASSLFFDGVATENQAGGMPPASQFSASGGGGNFDMAQVFGGSTNSLFLEKTPFVEGLSYNLNAMQYPSQSFQPVVLAN; from the coding sequence ATGCATCTGGAGATCAAAGTTGCTCTGAACTTCATCATCTCATATCTGTACAACAAGCTTCCACGGAGGCGGGCCGACTTGTTTGGTGAAGAGCTAGAGCGGCTGCTGAAGAAAAAATATGAAGGCCATTGGTACCCAGAGAAGCCCCTGAAGGGTTCTGGCTACCGCTGTGTTCACATTGGGGAGACGGTGGACCCCGTAGTCGAGATGGCAGCCAAGCGGAGTGGGCTGGCTGTAGAGGATGTGCGGGCCAATGTTCCTGAAGAACTGAGTGTCTGGATTGACCCATTTGAGGTCTCCTACCAGATTGGTGAGAAAGGGTCTGTCAAGGTCCTATATCTAGATGACAGTGAGGGCTGCAGTGCAGCCGAGTTGGACAAGGAGATCAAGAGCAGCTTCAATCCTGACGCTCAGGTGTTCGTCCCCATTGgcagccaggacaactccttgtccaattctccatccccatcgtttgGCCAGTCACCCAGCCCCACGTTCATCCCTCGCTCTGCCCAGCCCATTACCTTCACCACTGCCACTTTTGCTGCCACTAAGTTTGGCTCAACCAAGATGAAGAAAGGCGGAGGAGCTGGAGCAGCCACCAGTGGTACAGGGGTtccaccacagcagcagcagcgcctggcCAGGTCGCCCACCAATGGCCTGCTGAAGCACAAAGGTCTCTCCCTGTCTATGCATTCTCTGAACTTCATCGGGGGCAGTTCGGCCCCTCAATCTCAGCTCTCCCCCAATGCCAAGGAGTTTGTTTACAATGGTGGATCGCCAGGAGCTAGCAGCCTCTTCTTTGATGGTGTAGCCACCGAAAACCAGGCCGGCGGCATGCCTCCTGCATCCCAATTCAGTgccagtggcggcggcggcaattTTGACATGGCTCAGGTCTTTGGGGGCAGCACCAACAGCCTCTTTCTGGAGAAGACACCCTTCGTGGAAGGACTCAGCTACAATCTGAACGCCATGCAGTATCCCAGCCAGTCGTTCCAGCCAGTGGTTTTGGCCAACTGA